Proteins encoded within one genomic window of Streptomyces sp. NBC_00523:
- a CDS encoding MoaD/ThiS family protein, protein MPAGTIRYWAAAKAAAGTAEEPYAAATLKEALDAVRERHPGELSSVLRRCSFLIDGDPVGTRSHETVRLAEGGTVEVLPPFAGG, encoded by the coding sequence ATGCCCGCGGGAACGATCCGTTACTGGGCCGCCGCCAAGGCCGCGGCCGGGACCGCGGAGGAGCCGTACGCCGCCGCGACCCTCAAGGAGGCGCTCGACGCGGTGCGCGAGCGGCACCCCGGCGAGCTGAGCAGCGTCCTGCGCAGGTGCTCGTTCCTCATCGACGGCGATCCCGTCGGTACCCGGAGCCATGAGACCGTACGCCTTGCCGAGGGCGGCACGGTCGAGGTGCTCCCGCCGTTCGCAGGAGGGTGA